One Streptomyces lincolnensis genomic region harbors:
- a CDS encoding PE-PGRS family protein: MRGGRDELAELLKRAGLEIVGDGGVEEVLPPRAAWRRVIGYEAEPAVAVRADRPDLAEAVNREWHRLATELGILGADGVFLVEVAGDWTGCAPRRWTRVRLGDDWDLAGALNGVEFMTLALDGDALVAATAEEYDVWLVAEDRIGERQESEAQAAVRETPQERAAAWQSLWRGPKPVARVLQSWADGLALNRALPEDELRPRLLGTSRYILYGALSPAMVDAAVAHPDWKIRSGVAEHQRYITPGQWARLILGEEDTRRRWALTLIAADRREELDEDTCRRLAADPSARVREEAVRLLSQPGSVVAALTADPEPRVRAAACTTAWPDLDAEVRQRLLADPDDKVRRAALLLHHRERPLSRREFETGNLGGSDALKSRRPERDLAEHLAREGERGDRLDLAANPHLDADLVALLGEDEDADVRFAVSKRPDLTEEQRAAIRIDFDPRLRHWELDWVLDLHEDTDAMRRLAASAHPLVRRSVARARHLPPDAVARLARDEDRVVRLFLAESCDDAPADMLLEVWQWWDGSLTCPDRPRGHPNFPRQGLLRYADDPNPRMRRLAPDDPESTPELVDRLSRDPAAEVRYRAVTDPRLSAASAVRLLDDPHEHIRHMAARHPELPARVVIRLLRENETAEEAARNPVLPVDVMREMIERIEEFERAEGSERPV; this comes from the coding sequence ATGAGGGGTGGCAGGGACGAGCTCGCCGAGCTGCTGAAGCGGGCCGGGCTGGAGATCGTGGGGGACGGCGGGGTCGAGGAGGTGCTGCCTCCGCGGGCCGCGTGGCGCCGGGTGATCGGATACGAGGCCGAGCCGGCCGTGGCCGTGCGCGCGGACCGGCCCGACCTGGCCGAGGCGGTCAACCGGGAGTGGCATCGGCTCGCCACCGAGCTGGGGATCCTCGGCGCGGACGGGGTGTTCCTCGTCGAGGTCGCCGGCGACTGGACGGGCTGCGCGCCCCGGCGCTGGACGCGGGTCCGGCTCGGGGACGACTGGGACCTCGCCGGCGCGTTGAACGGCGTGGAGTTCATGACCCTCGCCCTCGACGGGGACGCCCTGGTGGCGGCCACGGCCGAGGAGTACGACGTGTGGCTGGTCGCCGAGGACCGGATCGGGGAACGGCAGGAGTCGGAGGCACAGGCAGCCGTCCGGGAGACACCGCAGGAGCGGGCCGCCGCCTGGCAGTCGCTGTGGCGGGGGCCGAAACCCGTCGCGCGGGTGCTCCAGAGCTGGGCGGACGGGCTGGCGCTCAACCGGGCCCTGCCGGAGGACGAGTTGCGCCCCCGGCTGCTGGGGACATCGCGGTACATCCTCTATGGCGCGCTGTCCCCGGCGATGGTCGACGCGGCCGTCGCGCATCCTGACTGGAAGATCCGTTCGGGCGTGGCGGAGCACCAGCGGTACATCACGCCCGGGCAGTGGGCCCGGCTGATCCTCGGCGAGGAGGACACCCGCCGCCGGTGGGCGCTCACGCTGATCGCCGCCGACCGGCGCGAGGAACTCGACGAGGACACCTGCCGACGCCTGGCCGCCGACCCGTCCGCCCGGGTACGGGAGGAAGCCGTCCGGCTGCTCTCGCAGCCCGGCTCCGTGGTGGCGGCCCTCACCGCCGACCCCGAACCACGCGTCCGCGCCGCCGCCTGCACGACCGCCTGGCCGGACCTGGACGCCGAGGTACGGCAGCGGCTGCTCGCCGACCCGGACGACAAGGTCCGCAGGGCGGCCCTGCTCCTGCACCACCGGGAACGTCCCCTGTCCCGGCGGGAGTTCGAGACGGGGAACCTCGGCGGCAGCGACGCGCTGAAGAGCCGGCGCCCGGAGCGGGACCTCGCCGAGCACCTGGCGCGGGAAGGGGAGCGGGGCGACCGTCTGGACCTCGCCGCCAACCCCCACCTGGACGCCGACCTGGTCGCCCTCCTCGGCGAGGACGAGGACGCCGACGTGCGGTTCGCCGTGTCCAAGCGGCCCGACCTCACCGAGGAACAACGCGCGGCCATCCGCATCGACTTCGACCCGCGACTGCGCCACTGGGAACTCGACTGGGTCCTCGACCTGCACGAGGACACCGACGCCATGCGCCGCCTCGCCGCCTCCGCCCACCCTTTGGTGCGCCGCAGCGTCGCCCGGGCCCGGCACCTCCCGCCGGACGCCGTCGCGCGCCTCGCCCGGGACGAGGACCGTGTCGTACGGCTGTTTCTCGCGGAGTCCTGCGACGACGCGCCCGCCGACATGCTGCTGGAGGTGTGGCAGTGGTGGGACGGCAGCCTCACCTGCCCCGACCGCCCGCGCGGCCACCCCAACTTCCCCCGCCAGGGCCTCCTCCGGTACGCGGACGACCCGAATCCGCGCATGCGCAGGCTCGCCCCCGACGACCCGGAGTCCACACCCGAGCTGGTGGACCGCCTCAGCCGGGATCCCGCCGCGGAGGTGCGCTACCGGGCGGTGACCGACCCCAGACTGTCGGCCGCCTCCGCGGTACGGCTGCTCGACGACCCGCACGAGCACATCCGCCACATGGCCGCCCGGCACCCGGAACTGCCGGCCCGCGTGGTGATCCGGCTGCTGCGGGAGAACGAGACGGCCGAGGAGGCCGCCCGCAATCCCGTCCTGCCCGTGGACGTGATGCGCGAGATGATCGAAAGGATCGAGGAGTTCGAGAGGGCCGAGGGGAGCGAGCGGCCGGTCTAG
- a CDS encoding rhamnogalacturonan acetylesterase, which produces MRRFNLTVLAALTLGAGLTAAPAQAYGGHRPPGLENCTATACHFDVAPGTYDVQVVLGGATASSTSLGGETRRALLPETAVPAGERVARSFTVNVRTPEGEPTGPAGTPGLDLTLGGTAPALADIRVTPALPHARTTSRGGTPIARQIFLVGDSTVCDQPGDPYAGWGQQLPQYLRKGVSVANYADSGESTVTYLGNPQLWATVQPQIHRGDLVLVQLAHNDKTTDEATYRANLETLVAGVREKGGQPVLVTPIVRRWFNADGTLNNGTALLVNGLGVNHPEIVREVAAAEDVPLIDLTAKTKAVVESLGVEGSKALYLYNEKRDNTHTSVHGATVYAGLVRDELLTQHLVPKGRVRVG; this is translated from the coding sequence ATGAGACGTTTCAACCTCACCGTGCTGGCAGCGCTGACCCTCGGGGCCGGACTGACCGCCGCACCCGCCCAGGCGTACGGCGGCCACCGCCCCCCGGGCCTTGAGAACTGCACCGCCACCGCCTGCCACTTCGACGTCGCACCCGGCACCTACGACGTCCAGGTGGTCCTCGGCGGCGCCACGGCGTCCAGCACGAGCCTCGGCGGTGAGACCCGCCGCGCCCTGCTGCCCGAGACGGCGGTGCCCGCCGGCGAGCGCGTCGCCCGCAGCTTCACCGTGAACGTCCGCACCCCCGAGGGCGAGCCCACCGGCCCCGCCGGCACCCCCGGCCTCGACCTCACGCTCGGCGGCACCGCCCCGGCCCTCGCCGACATCCGCGTCACCCCCGCCCTCCCCCACGCTCGAACAACCTCGCGCGGGGGGACCCCCATCGCCCGCCAGATCTTCCTGGTCGGCGACTCCACGGTCTGCGACCAGCCCGGCGACCCCTACGCCGGCTGGGGACAGCAGCTGCCGCAGTACCTGCGCAAGGGCGTCTCCGTCGCCAACTACGCCGATTCCGGCGAGAGTACGGTGACCTACCTGGGGAACCCGCAGCTGTGGGCCACCGTCCAGCCGCAGATCCACCGCGGCGACCTGGTCCTGGTCCAGCTCGCCCACAACGACAAGACGACCGACGAGGCCACCTACCGCGCCAACCTGGAGACCCTGGTGGCAGGCGTACGGGAGAAAGGCGGACAGCCCGTCCTCGTCACCCCGATCGTGCGACGCTGGTTCAACGCCGACGGAACACTGAACAACGGCACCGCGCTTCTGGTCAACGGCCTCGGCGTGAACCATCCTGAGATCGTGCGCGAGGTCGCCGCCGCCGAGGACGTGCCTCTGATCGACCTCACCGCGAAGACGAAGGCCGTCGTGGAGTCCCTCGGTGTGGAGGGCTCCAAGGCGCTGTACCTGTACAACGAGAAGCGGGACAACACCCACACCTCCGTCCACGGCGCCACGGTCTACGCCGGCCTGGTCCGCGACGAACTCCTCACCCAGCATCTGGTGCCCAAGGGCCGGGTGCGGGTGGGATAG
- a CDS encoding DUF2264 domain-containing protein, whose protein sequence is MQLPPDDLHRSPRTGYTRAHWETAADTLLAAVEPYATEDRALYHFPGGRESVSGRLSDGLEGYARTLLLAAFRRDERALERYADGLAAGAAGVWPRIEHRSQPLVEAASIALALRLTRPLLWDRLDDGVRQRAAAWLGDALHAEAWPCNWELFPVTVGGFLAEIGHEPEASAKAIDRGLERIERWYRGDGWYTDGDGRKFDYYNGWAMHLYPVLHAWLAQDERLMEMYGGRLSRHLADYARLFGADGAPMHQGRSLTYRFATTAPLWLGALTGRTPLSPGETRRLASGALKYFLDRGAVDHRGLLTLGWHGPDFRVLQGYSGPASPYWASKGFLGLLLPADHPVWTATEEPGPAERADASTPLAAPNWLLQSTRSDGLVRLHNHGSEDVRYDPFYTRLAYSTVTAPSSSYDNSVIVGGDPSRTEIEPLGVGEDWAASRHRSGSGGAVTSVVLARGAVEVRAFRVTGVPEGTEIRVTGWSADAGTRSELAPAAGLSAPVDEPAAPEPAGAVTTDPGLFVVLARLTAETDPEPLAEAATVEVTGTDEFVVRWTDGPVRRVRLDGSGVEVT, encoded by the coding sequence ATGCAGCTCCCTCCCGACGACCTCCACCGCAGCCCGCGCACCGGCTACACCCGCGCCCACTGGGAGACGGCCGCCGACACCCTCCTCGCCGCCGTGGAGCCGTACGCCACCGAGGACCGCGCCCTCTACCACTTCCCCGGGGGCCGCGAGAGCGTGTCGGGACGGCTCTCCGACGGGCTGGAGGGCTACGCCCGCACCCTGCTGCTCGCCGCCTTCCGCCGCGACGAGAGAGCCCTCGAACGCTACGCCGACGGACTCGCCGCCGGTGCCGCCGGTGTCTGGCCCCGCATCGAGCACCGCAGCCAGCCCCTGGTCGAGGCCGCCTCCATCGCCCTCGCCCTGCGGCTGACCCGCCCGCTGCTGTGGGACCGCCTCGACGACGGCGTACGGCAGCGGGCGGCCGCCTGGCTCGGGGACGCTCTGCACGCCGAGGCCTGGCCCTGCAACTGGGAGTTGTTCCCCGTCACCGTCGGCGGCTTCCTCGCCGAGATCGGCCACGAGCCCGAGGCGTCCGCCAAGGCGATCGACCGGGGCCTGGAACGCATCGAGCGGTGGTACCGCGGCGACGGCTGGTACACCGACGGCGACGGCCGCAAGTTCGACTACTACAACGGCTGGGCGATGCACCTCTACCCGGTGCTGCACGCGTGGCTGGCGCAGGACGAACGACTGATGGAGATGTACGGCGGCCGCCTCTCGCGCCACCTCGCCGACTACGCCCGCCTGTTCGGCGCCGACGGCGCCCCCATGCACCAGGGCCGCTCCCTGACGTACCGCTTCGCGACCACGGCCCCCCTCTGGCTCGGCGCCCTCACCGGCCGCACACCGCTGTCCCCGGGAGAGACCCGCCGACTGGCCTCCGGAGCCCTGAAGTACTTCCTCGACCGGGGCGCCGTCGACCACCGGGGCCTGCTCACCCTCGGCTGGCACGGCCCCGACTTCCGTGTCCTGCAAGGTTATTCGGGCCCGGCGTCCCCGTACTGGGCGAGCAAGGGCTTCCTCGGCCTGCTCCTGCCCGCCGACCACCCGGTGTGGACGGCGACCGAGGAACCCGGCCCGGCCGAGCGCGCGGACGCGTCGACACCCCTCGCCGCCCCCAACTGGCTTCTCCAGTCCACCCGTTCGGACGGCCTGGTCCGCCTCCACAACCACGGCAGTGAGGACGTCCGCTACGACCCGTTCTACACCCGCCTCGCCTACTCGACGGTGACGGCGCCTTCGTCGTCGTACGACAACAGCGTGATCGTGGGCGGGGACCCGAGCCGCACGGAGATCGAACCGCTGGGCGTGGGGGAGGACTGGGCGGCCTCGCGGCACCGGTCGGGCTCCGGCGGCGCGGTGACGAGCGTCGTCCTCGCGCGGGGCGCGGTGGAGGTGCGGGCGTTCCGCGTGACGGGCGTGCCCGAGGGAACGGAGATCCGGGTCACCGGCTGGTCGGCGGACGCCGGCACGCGCTCCGAACTCGCCCCGGCCGCGGGGCTGTCCGCACCGGTGGACGAGCCCGCGGCCCCCGAGCCGGCCGGAGCCGTCACCACCGACCCGGGTCTCTTCGTGGTACTCGCCCGGCTCACCGCCGAGACGGACCCGGAGCCGCTCGCGGAAGCGGCGACCGTCGAGGTCACGGGTACGGACGAGTTCGTCGTCCGCTGGACGGACGGGCCGGTGCGCCGGGTCCGGCTGGACGGCTCCGGGGTGGAGGTCACCTGA